The following proteins are encoded in a genomic region of Fervidobacterium pennivorans DSM 9078:
- a CDS encoding ornithine aminomutase subunit alpha, protein MKPRPDDFAERSKHLQNMTDEELNAYFWHLVEKVVDPLVELARTHTSPSIERSVLLRMGFNSLEAKKLVDMIFERGLLGKGAGHIVWRIAKEHNIDYIEAGRRMINGEYWDDVDRIFKGVKKNG, encoded by the coding sequence ATGAAACCAAGACCGGATGATTTCGCAGAAAGGTCTAAACATCTTCAAAATATGACCGATGAAGAACTCAACGCTTACTTTTGGCATCTTGTCGAGAAAGTTGTTGACCCGCTTGTCGAACTTGCTAGAACACACACAAGTCCGTCTATTGAAAGGTCAGTTCTGTTGAGAATGGGATTCAATAGTCTGGAAGCTAAAAAGCTTGTAGACATGATTTTCGAAAGGGGACTCCTTGGAAAGGGTGCCGGTCACATCGTCTGGAGAATAGCGAAAGAACACAACATCGACTACATTGAAGCGGGAAGAAGAATGATAAATGGAGAATATTGGGACGATGTTGACAGGATATTCAAAGGGGTGAAGAAGAATGGATAA
- the oraE gene encoding D-ornithine 4,5-aminomutase subunit OraE: MDKLDPKVPIDVEEILKDLDKYRPRRRGWTWRKKLPEGTKVDRYEYYQISEPLKNSIPLPAAHYFNNIDPQPDVVITSEIASGRFEDDIRRMRMAAWHGADHIMVIRTLGQSHFDGLIEGTPEGVGGIPITRKQVRATRKALDLIEDEVGRPINFHSYVSGVAGPEIAVLFAEEGVNGAHQDPQYNILYRGVNPVRSFVDAAVAKKIMAWANMLQIDGAHNANASAKLAWTVMPELLVQHGINCMFSVKVGMPKENIALSTVPPVIAPLPEMRIDLPYAVALRELFKGFKFRAQMNTRYIESDLFDATRVHVLNVVLSRLTSADLQSTITPDEGRNVPWHINSIRGIETAKHTLLAMDGIKKYVKIDQEAIREKVRELKMRAILMLEEILEMGGYFEALEAGMFVDNGYYPERLGDGIARKKDGEIAAGTVVPRDPDYMAPVCEHFGYNNLPEGIEKPCDLIGGCTFHKPEKIQFIDELDETDNVNLRLQRIKDMKARNVIKPEVEWYSDGWIQLDMTFALPEEYAEAAALAVCEKLGLEDPTIIAKTVLHPAEGTYVEVKAKVPFEIKIDELKLPKKPETLPEEEIFEYVAKRPIKVVAATVGEDEHSVGLREILDIKHGGIEKYGIKYVYLGTSVPPEKLIDAAIETGADAILASMIITHNDVHIKNMRRLNELAIEKGIRDKVLIIVGGTQINNDMAVENGVDAGFGRGTKGIHVASFIVKKLKEREGN, from the coding sequence ATGGATAAACTCGACCCAAAAGTTCCAATCGATGTTGAAGAAATATTAAAAGACCTCGATAAATACCGCCCAAGAAGAAGAGGCTGGACTTGGAGAAAGAAACTTCCTGAAGGAACAAAGGTTGATAGATACGAATATTACCAAATAAGTGAACCTTTGAAAAACAGCATTCCGTTGCCAGCTGCGCACTATTTCAACAACATTGACCCACAACCGGACGTTGTCATCACAAGTGAAATCGCTTCTGGAAGGTTCGAAGATGACATCAGAAGAATGCGCATGGCAGCCTGGCATGGTGCGGACCATATAATGGTTATTAGAACTCTTGGCCAATCACACTTTGACGGTCTTATCGAAGGAACACCGGAAGGTGTTGGTGGAATACCCATCACAAGAAAGCAGGTCAGAGCGACAAGAAAAGCGTTAGATTTGATAGAGGATGAAGTAGGAAGACCTATAAACTTCCATAGCTATGTCTCTGGTGTTGCAGGTCCCGAGATTGCAGTATTGTTTGCTGAAGAAGGAGTCAACGGTGCACACCAAGACCCACAGTACAATATTCTTTATAGAGGTGTTAACCCTGTTAGGTCTTTTGTTGACGCAGCGGTTGCTAAGAAGATAATGGCATGGGCAAACATGCTACAAATCGATGGTGCGCACAACGCAAATGCATCAGCAAAATTGGCATGGACCGTTATGCCTGAACTTCTTGTCCAACATGGTATCAACTGTATGTTCTCGGTAAAGGTTGGCATGCCAAAAGAAAACATCGCGCTATCAACTGTTCCTCCAGTGATTGCACCACTACCGGAGATGAGAATAGATTTACCATACGCTGTAGCGCTTAGAGAACTCTTTAAAGGTTTCAAATTCAGAGCTCAGATGAACACAAGATACATCGAATCAGACTTGTTTGATGCAACGAGGGTGCACGTTCTGAATGTCGTACTTTCAAGGTTGACAAGTGCAGACTTACAATCAACAATTACCCCGGACGAAGGAAGAAATGTGCCATGGCATATAAACTCCATCAGAGGAATCGAAACAGCAAAGCATACTCTCCTTGCAATGGATGGTATAAAGAAATACGTAAAGATTGACCAAGAAGCAATCAGAGAAAAAGTCAGAGAGCTGAAAATGAGAGCTATTCTCATGCTTGAAGAGATTCTTGAGATGGGCGGTTATTTCGAAGCACTCGAAGCTGGTATGTTTGTTGACAACGGATACTATCCGGAAAGGCTTGGTGATGGAATTGCACGAAAGAAAGACGGGGAAATTGCAGCTGGAACCGTTGTTCCAAGAGACCCAGATTACATGGCTCCAGTTTGTGAACACTTTGGATACAACAACCTGCCTGAAGGCATAGAAAAACCGTGTGACCTCATTGGTGGTTGCACATTCCACAAGCCAGAAAAGATACAGTTTATTGATGAACTCGACGAGACAGATAACGTGAACCTCAGATTACAGCGTATAAAAGACATGAAAGCAAGGAACGTTATCAAACCGGAAGTCGAATGGTATTCAGATGGCTGGATTCAGCTTGACATGACATTCGCATTGCCAGAAGAATATGCAGAGGCAGCAGCGCTTGCGGTTTGTGAGAAGCTCGGACTTGAGGACCCAACGATTATTGCAAAAACCGTGCTACATCCTGCTGAAGGCACGTATGTCGAAGTTAAAGCAAAAGTTCCTTTTGAAATAAAAATAGACGAACTCAAACTGCCGAAAAAACCAGAAACCCTGCCAGAAGAAGAGATATTCGAATATGTTGCCAAACGTCCAATTAAAGTGGTCGCTGCAACGGTTGGGGAAGACGAACATTCAGTTGGATTGAGAGAAATCCTTGATATTAAGCATGGCGGTATTGAAAAATACGGAATCAAATACGTATACCTTGGCACGAGTGTTCCACCTGAAAAACTTATCGATGCTGCAATCGAAACCGGCGCTGATGCAATCCTTGCATCCATGATAATCACGCATAACGATGTTCACATCAAGAACATGCGAAGGCTCAACGAACTTGCGATAGAAAAAGGAATCAGGGATAAAGTGCTAATCATTGTTGGTGGAACGCAGATAAACAACGATATGGCTGTAGAAAACGGTGTTGATGCTGGATTCGGAAGAGGCACAAAAGGTATCCATGTCGCTTCGTTTATTGTGAAGAAGCTCAAAGAAAGGGAAGGAAATTAA